One genomic region from Amycolatopsis sp. FBCC-B4732 encodes:
- a CDS encoding DoxX family protein, translating into MHRLDPAREHVIGLYRIVIGFLFACHGLKTLFGLFGAKAPTAVGAWPGWWAALIQLVCGVLVCVGFGTRVAAVLGSGSMAYAYFSSHAPDGLFPIQNGGEAATLFCWSLLIVAFVGPGRFALGNLATRQREAQPDRAGVTA; encoded by the coding sequence ATGCACCGCCTGGACCCGGCCCGCGAGCACGTCATCGGGCTGTACCGCATCGTCATCGGCTTCTTGTTCGCCTGCCACGGCCTCAAGACCCTGTTCGGCCTGTTCGGCGCGAAGGCCCCCACGGCCGTCGGCGCCTGGCCGGGCTGGTGGGCCGCGCTCATCCAGCTCGTCTGCGGCGTGCTCGTCTGCGTCGGCTTCGGCACCCGGGTCGCCGCCGTGCTCGGCTCCGGCTCGATGGCCTACGCGTACTTCTCCTCGCACGCCCCGGACGGCCTGTTCCCGATCCAGAACGGCGGCGAAGCGGCGACGCTGTTCTGCTGGTCGCTGCTCATCGTCGCGTTCGTGGGCCCCGGCCGCTTCGCGCTCGGCAACCTCGCCACGCGACAGCGGGAAGCACAGCCGGACCGGGCCGGCGTCACCGCCTGA
- a CDS encoding NAD(P)-dependent oxidoreductase codes for MRITVFGAAGNVGRRVVVEAVARGHEVTAVARDPRRAEDLPVPVRPGDAANPDDVAVLSRGQDLVITATRPAPGREHELVEATRGLLKGLAGTGVRLLAVGGAASLLTPAGTTVLEDPGFPAELRPIAAACQAQHDEYRTDTAADWTYASPPALLEPGERTGHYRLGGDELLVDADGRSAISMEDFAVALLDEAERPRHHRTRFTVAN; via the coding sequence ATGCGCATCACCGTGTTCGGCGCGGCCGGCAACGTCGGCCGCCGCGTCGTCGTCGAAGCCGTCGCCCGAGGTCACGAAGTCACCGCCGTCGCCCGCGATCCTCGGCGCGCCGAGGATCTGCCGGTCCCCGTCCGCCCGGGCGACGCCGCGAACCCCGACGACGTCGCCGTGCTCAGCCGGGGCCAGGACCTCGTGATCACGGCGACCCGGCCCGCACCCGGCCGGGAACACGAGCTGGTCGAAGCGACCCGGGGCCTGCTCAAAGGCCTCGCCGGCACCGGCGTCCGGCTGCTGGCCGTCGGCGGCGCGGCGAGCCTGCTCACCCCCGCCGGCACGACGGTGCTCGAAGACCCGGGTTTCCCCGCCGAGTTGCGCCCGATCGCCGCGGCATGTCAGGCGCAGCACGACGAATACCGGACCGACACCGCCGCCGACTGGACCTACGCCAGCCCGCCCGCACTCCTGGAGCCGGGCGAACGGACCGGCCACTACCGCCTCGGCGGCGACGAACTGCTCGTCGACGCCGACGGCCGGTCGGCGATCTCGATGGAGGACTTCGCGGTCGCGTTGCTGGACGAAGCGGAACGGCCGCGCCACCACCGAACCCGGTTCACCGTCGCGAACTGA
- a CDS encoding S1 family peptidase: MRRRISLALGGAAVLTASLASASLSPAVASPGLIAAMQRDFGLTATQAETRLGQETSAARVMPAAQQAAGAAFGGAWFDPALGKLVVGVTDPAAADAVRRTGAEPTTARVSAAKLDAAKAAIDASAKADPAPAAVSGWRVDPRAGSVVVTLRPGAHGADVDAFLARAAKSGPVTVASAPAAQPLSAGTVGGDPYYINGNTRCSIGFSVQGGFVSAGHCGGAGSSVVGWDGSAMGSFAGSSFPGNDYSFIRIGNGWWTAPVVLGWGTVSDALVRGSWVAPVGTSVCRSGSTTHWHCGTVLGLNETVNYSQGAVYQMTRTNVCAEPGDSGGSFITGDQAQGVTSGGWGNCSSGGETWFQPVNEILQTYGLSLVTA, translated from the coding sequence ATGCGTCGAAGAATCTCCCTTGCCCTCGGCGGCGCCGCCGTCCTGACCGCGTCCCTCGCTTCCGCCTCGCTGAGCCCGGCCGTCGCGTCGCCCGGGCTGATCGCCGCCATGCAGCGGGACTTCGGCCTGACCGCCACCCAGGCCGAAACCCGGCTCGGCCAGGAAACGTCCGCCGCGCGGGTGATGCCGGCCGCGCAGCAGGCCGCCGGTGCCGCGTTCGGCGGCGCGTGGTTCGACCCCGCGCTCGGCAAGCTCGTCGTCGGCGTGACCGACCCGGCCGCCGCCGACGCCGTCCGGAGGACCGGTGCCGAGCCCACCACCGCCCGGGTCAGCGCGGCGAAGCTCGACGCCGCCAAGGCCGCGATCGACGCCTCGGCCAAGGCCGACCCGGCCCCGGCGGCCGTCAGCGGCTGGCGCGTCGACCCGCGGGCCGGCAGCGTCGTGGTCACCCTGCGGCCGGGCGCGCACGGTGCCGACGTCGACGCCTTCCTGGCCCGCGCCGCGAAGTCGGGCCCGGTGACCGTGGCGAGCGCGCCGGCCGCGCAGCCGTTGTCGGCGGGCACCGTCGGCGGCGACCCGTACTACATCAACGGCAACACCCGCTGCTCGATCGGGTTCTCCGTGCAGGGCGGCTTCGTCAGCGCCGGGCACTGCGGCGGCGCGGGCAGCTCGGTCGTCGGCTGGGACGGCTCGGCGATGGGCAGCTTCGCCGGCTCTTCCTTCCCCGGCAACGACTACTCGTTCATCCGCATCGGCAACGGCTGGTGGACCGCACCGGTCGTGCTCGGCTGGGGCACGGTCAGCGACGCGCTCGTCCGCGGCTCCTGGGTCGCGCCGGTCGGCACGTCGGTGTGCCGCTCGGGCTCGACGACGCACTGGCACTGCGGCACGGTGCTGGGTCTCAACGAGACGGTCAACTACTCCCAGGGCGCGGTCTACCAGATGACGCGGACCAACGTCTGTGCCGAGCCCGGCGACTCCGGCGGTTCGTTCATCACCGGAGACCAGGCCCAGGGCGTCACCTCGGGCGGCTGGGGCAACTGCAGCTCCGGCGGCGAGACGTGGTTCCAGCCGGTGAACGAGATCCTGCAGACCTACGGCCTGTCCCTCGTCACGGCGTAA
- a CDS encoding ATP-binding protein has product MKLRDVRHELGISAELSELARVRHWVRTVLCDLPVNVVSTAVMVVDELTSNALRHGRAPYHVRLLPGAAKLRIEVDDGGGETARRRAPSDHGGRGLLLVERCAAAWGQLRRPSGKTLWAELVTDPDPAGARG; this is encoded by the coding sequence GTGAAGCTCCGCGATGTGCGGCACGAGCTCGGCATCTCCGCCGAGCTCTCCGAGCTGGCCCGGGTCCGCCACTGGGTGCGCACCGTGCTGTGCGATCTGCCGGTGAACGTCGTCAGCACCGCGGTGATGGTGGTGGACGAGCTGACTTCGAACGCGCTGCGCCACGGCCGCGCGCCCTACCACGTCCGGCTGCTGCCCGGCGCCGCCAAGCTGCGGATCGAGGTCGACGACGGCGGTGGCGAAACCGCCCGCCGCCGGGCGCCGTCCGACCACGGCGGCCGCGGGCTGCTGCTGGTGGAGCGCTGCGCCGCGGCGTGGGGCCAGCTGCGCCGGCCCAGCGGCAAGACCCTGTGGGCCGAGCTGGTCACCGACCCGGACCCGGCCGGAGCCCGTGGCTGA
- a CDS encoding dihydrofolate reductase family protein has product MSVIVTEFVTLDGVAEDPDGSGGTATGGWAFRHGPEAVAGDKFRLGSLLETGTLLLGRTTWELFSKLWPGRTDEFSARLNAARKLVVSRTLTDVSAWQNSTLLPGDPIEVAERHDGDLIVIGSLGVAQALGRRGLVDEYRLLVFPSLVGAGRRLFDGAAPADLRLVSSTEVGAAVLSTFRTRGVMSRDVVPS; this is encoded by the coding sequence ATGAGCGTCATCGTCACCGAGTTCGTCACCCTGGACGGCGTCGCCGAGGACCCGGACGGCTCCGGCGGCACCGCCACCGGCGGCTGGGCGTTCCGGCACGGCCCGGAAGCCGTCGCCGGGGACAAGTTCCGGCTGGGAAGCCTGCTCGAAACCGGCACCCTGCTGCTCGGGCGCACCACGTGGGAGCTCTTCTCGAAGCTCTGGCCCGGCCGCACCGACGAGTTCTCCGCCCGGCTCAACGCGGCCCGGAAGCTGGTCGTCTCGCGGACGTTGACCGACGTGTCGGCGTGGCAGAACTCCACGCTGCTGCCTGGGGATCCGATCGAGGTGGCCGAGCGCCACGACGGGGACCTGATCGTCATCGGCTCGCTCGGGGTCGCGCAGGCGCTCGGCCGCCGCGGCCTGGTCGACGAGTACCGGCTGCTCGTGTTTCCGAGCCTCGTCGGGGCCGGCCGCCGGCTCTTCGACGGCGCGGCGCCCGCGGACCTGCGGCTGGTCTCCAGCACGGAGGTCGGCGCCGCGGTGCTGAGCACCTTCCGGACGCGCGGTGTGATGTCCAGGGACGTTGTCCCGAGTTGA
- a CDS encoding alpha/beta fold hydrolase → MTQRSETLGQEHRVRLPAGEVRYFERGSGAPVVFVHGVLTNAELWRKVVPEVAAAGFRCLAPDLPLGAHDLPMRADADLSPTGNADVIAGFLEALDLRDVTLVANDTGGALTQIMLSRRPERVGRVVLTPSDCFEYFFPPIFKALPPIARIPGSMAVLGQLLRIRALYRLPLLFGWVTKRPLPDAVAQAYLGQLRKSAGVRRDLRKLLREVHPRHTLAAAEKLRTFDRPVLLAWAAEDKLFPIRLAHRLAALLPDAKLVEVPDSYTFISEDQPAVLARHVVEFAGAMAD, encoded by the coding sequence ATGACGCAACGGAGCGAAACCCTGGGTCAGGAGCACCGCGTCCGGCTGCCCGCCGGCGAGGTGCGGTACTTCGAGCGGGGCTCCGGCGCCCCGGTGGTGTTCGTCCACGGGGTGCTGACGAACGCGGAACTCTGGCGGAAAGTCGTCCCCGAAGTCGCCGCGGCCGGGTTCCGGTGCCTGGCGCCCGACCTGCCGCTCGGCGCGCACGACCTGCCGATGCGCGCGGACGCCGACCTGTCCCCCACCGGGAACGCCGACGTCATCGCCGGCTTCCTCGAGGCGCTCGACCTCCGCGACGTCACGCTCGTCGCGAACGACACCGGCGGCGCGCTGACGCAGATCATGCTCAGCCGCCGTCCGGAGCGGGTCGGGCGCGTGGTGCTCACGCCGTCCGACTGCTTCGAGTACTTCTTCCCGCCGATCTTCAAGGCGCTGCCGCCGATCGCGCGGATCCCGGGGTCGATGGCCGTGCTCGGGCAGCTGCTGCGGATCCGCGCGCTGTACCGGCTTCCGCTGCTGTTCGGCTGGGTGACCAAGCGGCCGCTGCCGGACGCGGTCGCGCAGGCCTACCTCGGGCAGCTGCGGAAGTCGGCCGGAGTGCGGCGGGACCTGCGCAAGCTGCTCCGGGAGGTCCATCCGCGGCACACGCTGGCCGCGGCCGAAAAGCTGCGGACCTTCGACCGGCCGGTGCTCCTGGCGTGGGCGGCCGAGGACAAGCTGTTCCCGATCCGGCTCGCGCACCGCCTCGCCGCGCTGCTGCCGGACGCGAAACTCGTCGAGGTACCCGACTCCTACACGTTCATCTCCGAGGACCAGCCCGCCGTGCTGGCCCGCCACGTCGTCGAGTTCGCGGGTGCCATGGCAGATTAG
- a CDS encoding antitoxin has protein sequence MNLFDKAKEALGKNPEQADQGVDKAAEAAKQRFGEHSDKIDQGSDKVKDFLHKQGGGQQDAPPQ, from the coding sequence ATGAACCTGTTCGACAAGGCCAAGGAAGCGCTCGGGAAGAACCCGGAGCAGGCCGACCAGGGTGTCGACAAGGCCGCCGAGGCCGCGAAGCAGCGGTTCGGCGAGCACTCCGACAAGATCGACCAGGGCTCCGACAAGGTGAAGGACTTCCTGCACAAGCAGGGCGGCGGGCAGCAGGACGCGCCTCCGCAGTGA
- a CDS encoding TetR/AcrR family transcriptional regulator, with protein MTPDSTYNRRERPAKPALTRDGIVATAVALMRAEGVERVTMRRLAKELDTGAASLYVYVKDTEELHAAVLDELLAEVDLGGEGDWRERLWAVLDSYRAVLFAHPSLARVALVTRLSGPNYFTLVERVLALLDEGGMAPGQAAWAVDALLLSATAAAVEHGSRREKPGAAREHDVLVESVATASPRTHPHIAALAADLVSGPGPRRTRWAFDALLNGALATPRPEPEES; from the coding sequence ATGACACCGGACAGCACGTACAACCGGCGGGAGCGCCCGGCGAAGCCGGCGTTGACGCGTGACGGCATCGTGGCGACAGCGGTCGCGCTGATGCGCGCCGAAGGCGTCGAGCGCGTCACCATGCGACGGCTCGCCAAGGAGCTCGACACCGGGGCCGCGTCGCTCTACGTCTACGTCAAGGACACCGAGGAACTGCACGCCGCGGTGCTCGACGAGCTGCTCGCCGAGGTCGACCTCGGCGGGGAGGGGGACTGGCGCGAACGCCTGTGGGCGGTGCTGGACTCCTACCGGGCGGTGCTGTTCGCGCACCCCAGCCTGGCCCGCGTCGCGCTGGTGACGCGGCTGAGCGGGCCGAACTACTTCACGCTCGTCGAGCGCGTGCTCGCGCTGCTCGACGAAGGCGGCATGGCACCGGGGCAGGCGGCGTGGGCGGTCGACGCGCTGCTGCTGAGCGCCACCGCGGCCGCCGTCGAGCACGGCAGCCGCCGGGAGAAACCCGGTGCCGCCCGCGAGCACGACGTCCTGGTCGAGTCGGTGGCGACGGCGTCGCCGCGGACCCACCCGCACATCGCCGCGCTGGCCGCCGACCTGGTGTCCGGCCCCGGCCCCCGCCGCACGAGGTGGGCGTTCGACGCGCTGCTCAACGGCGCGCTCGCCACCCCGCGCCCCGAACCCGAGGAGTCCTGA
- a CDS encoding TetR/AcrR family transcriptional regulator translates to MRRTQQDRSAGTKAALVTAARELFATRGYQAVPADEITRAAGVTRGALYHHYADKQGLFRAVVEELERELTQEVEAAFAGAADPLTGMLQGLGVFLDACLREEVRRISLTDAPAVLGWEVWREIEAEYGLGLLVTVLEQARADGLIVEQPVRALAQLVLSAVLEAARMIAAADDPATTRAEVQQVLGGWLGSLLRT, encoded by the coding sequence GTGCGACGTACCCAGCAGGACCGTTCCGCCGGCACGAAGGCCGCCTTGGTCACCGCCGCGCGCGAGCTGTTCGCCACCCGCGGCTACCAGGCCGTGCCGGCGGACGAGATCACCCGCGCCGCCGGCGTCACCCGGGGCGCGCTGTACCACCACTACGCCGACAAGCAGGGCCTGTTCCGCGCCGTCGTCGAGGAGCTCGAGCGCGAGCTGACCCAAGAGGTCGAAGCCGCGTTCGCCGGCGCCGCGGACCCGCTGACCGGCATGCTGCAGGGCCTGGGCGTCTTCCTCGACGCCTGCCTGCGCGAAGAGGTCCGCCGCATCTCGCTCACCGACGCCCCGGCCGTGCTCGGCTGGGAGGTCTGGCGCGAGATCGAGGCGGAGTACGGCCTCGGCCTGCTCGTCACCGTGCTGGAGCAGGCCAGGGCGGACGGGCTGATCGTCGAGCAGCCCGTCCGCGCCCTGGCCCAGCTCGTGCTCAGCGCGGTGCTGGAGGCGGCGCGGATGATCGCCGCAGCTGACGACCCCGCGACGACCCGCGCCGAGGTCCAGCAGGTACTGGGCGGCTGGCTCGGGAGCCTGCTGCGGACCTAG
- a CDS encoding PPOX class F420-dependent oxidoreductase: protein MSDPLLNAAAREVLDGPHTAVLATSNADGGPQSSVIFAKRDGDAVVFSTIHGRLKTRNMLRDPRVSLLVAGEPGRYVEIRGSVELTEDPEKVLLHEMYTRHMGGATPPPEPGARRVVVRILPEKVYLWPPAGRG from the coding sequence ATGAGCGATCCCCTCCTGAACGCCGCCGCCCGCGAGGTGCTGGACGGCCCGCACACCGCCGTGCTCGCGACCTCGAACGCCGACGGCGGGCCGCAGTCGTCGGTGATCTTCGCGAAGCGCGACGGCGACGCGGTCGTCTTCAGCACGATCCACGGGCGGCTGAAGACCCGGAACATGCTGCGCGACCCGCGGGTCAGCCTGCTGGTCGCCGGCGAGCCCGGCCGGTACGTCGAGATCCGGGGGAGCGTGGAGCTCACCGAAGACCCGGAAAAGGTGCTGCTGCACGAAATGTACACCCGCCACATGGGCGGGGCGACGCCGCCGCCCGAGCCGGGCGCGCGGCGGGTCGTCGTCCGGATCCTCCCGGAAAAGGTGTACCTGTGGCCGCCTGCGGGCCGGGGGTGA
- a CDS encoding sulfatase — MLGRTAPAAPLPDFGLPRPGRRHAVAGRVLTALAALLVLFALLAPDDLTAFSAEALVRVPVEGVVVAAFVLVLPPRPRRVVAVLFGLVLGLLTLMKALDTGFYATLEKPFDPVYDWSFFRAGVEFLAGQIGDAATVGALIGAGVLAVVVVVLMVLAMLRLSRVAAGRRTAATRVVAVLGVVWIVCSVFGVELAPGQPVAAQSAAALAYGDLRQVGADLREQRPFGEVAAEDAFRATPGAQLLNGLRGKNVVLTFVESYGRVALDDPAIGPKIGATLDAGTAELRAAGIGAKSAFLSSSTFGGGSWLAHSTVQSGMWIDNQQRYNDLLASDRLTLGGAFQRAGWRTVWDVPAHTKDWPEGQKFYHPDAYYDARAIGYHGPGYAYATMPDQFTMSMLQRKELSKAGPVMAEVDLVSSHAPWSPRPWLVDWNQVGDGSVFAPQPAAGEAPESVWKDPAKIRDAYRDATDYSLKTLISFMQHYGDENTVLVFLGDHQPPVVTPQGAVHDVPITIVAKDPKVLDRISGWGWTDGLHPAARAPVWKMDSFRDRFLTAFAR; from the coding sequence ATGCTTGGAAGAACCGCCCCGGCCGCGCCCCTGCCCGACTTCGGCCTGCCCCGGCCCGGCCGCCGGCACGCCGTCGCGGGCCGGGTGCTGACGGCGCTGGCGGCGCTGCTCGTGCTGTTCGCGCTCCTCGCACCGGACGACCTCACCGCGTTCTCGGCCGAGGCGCTCGTGCGGGTGCCGGTGGAAGGTGTCGTCGTCGCCGCGTTCGTGCTGGTGCTGCCGCCGCGTCCGCGCCGCGTCGTCGCTGTCCTCTTCGGTCTGGTGCTGGGGCTCCTGACCTTGATGAAGGCGCTGGACACCGGGTTCTACGCCACCCTCGAGAAGCCGTTCGACCCGGTTTACGACTGGAGCTTCTTCCGCGCCGGAGTCGAGTTCCTGGCCGGCCAGATCGGGGACGCGGCCACCGTCGGCGCGCTCATCGGCGCCGGCGTGCTCGCGGTGGTCGTCGTGGTGCTCATGGTGCTGGCGATGCTGCGGCTCTCGCGCGTCGCGGCCGGGCGCCGGACCGCGGCGACGCGGGTCGTGGCGGTGCTCGGGGTCGTCTGGATCGTCTGCTCGGTGTTCGGCGTCGAGCTCGCGCCCGGCCAGCCGGTGGCCGCGCAGAGCGCCGCCGCGCTGGCCTACGGCGACCTGCGGCAGGTGGGCGCCGACCTGCGGGAGCAGCGCCCGTTCGGCGAGGTGGCCGCGGAAGACGCGTTCCGCGCCACCCCCGGTGCCCAGCTGCTGAACGGGCTGCGCGGCAAGAACGTCGTGCTCACCTTCGTCGAGAGCTACGGCCGCGTCGCGCTCGACGACCCGGCGATCGGCCCGAAGATCGGTGCGACGCTCGACGCCGGCACCGCGGAGCTGCGCGCGGCGGGCATCGGCGCGAAGAGCGCTTTCCTGTCGTCCTCGACGTTCGGCGGCGGCAGCTGGCTGGCCCACTCGACGGTGCAGTCGGGCATGTGGATCGACAACCAGCAGCGCTACAACGACCTCCTCGCCAGCGACCGGCTCACCCTCGGCGGCGCGTTCCAGCGCGCGGGCTGGCGGACGGTCTGGGACGTGCCCGCGCACACGAAGGACTGGCCGGAGGGGCAGAAGTTCTACCACCCGGACGCCTACTACGACGCCCGCGCCATCGGCTACCACGGCCCGGGCTACGCCTACGCGACCATGCCCGACCAGTTCACGATGTCGATGCTGCAGCGCAAGGAACTCTCGAAGGCGGGACCGGTGATGGCCGAGGTCGACCTCGTGTCCAGCCACGCACCGTGGTCGCCGCGCCCCTGGCTGGTCGACTGGAACCAGGTCGGCGACGGCTCGGTCTTCGCGCCGCAGCCGGCGGCGGGCGAAGCGCCGGAATCGGTCTGGAAGGACCCCGCGAAGATCCGCGACGCCTACCGCGACGCCACGGACTACTCGCTGAAGACGCTGATCTCGTTCATGCAGCACTACGGCGACGAAAACACGGTGCTGGTGTTCCTCGGCGACCACCAGCCGCCGGTGGTCACGCCGCAGGGGGCGGTGCACGACGTGCCGATCACGATCGTGGCGAAGGACCCGAAGGTGCTGGATCGGATTTCCGGCTGGGGCTGGACGGACGGGCTGCACCCGGCCGCGCGGGCGCCGGTGTGGAAAATGGACTCGTTCCGCGACCGGTTCCTGACGGCGTTCGCTCGTTGA
- a CDS encoding VOC family protein, with amino-acid sequence MSIFRLNHAVLYVRNLAESVAFYRDVLGFGYIDGGDAHRGAAFLRAPGSTNDHDLGLFEIGAHAEDSGAGQTSVGLYHLAWEVDTLGDLERIAGRLREAGALVGSSDHGTTKSLYAKDPSGIEFEVVWIIPRELLTDADRAKSAAIGRLDLAGELAKYGPDARSGVGISR; translated from the coding sequence ATGTCGATCTTTCGCCTGAACCACGCCGTGCTCTATGTCCGGAACCTGGCGGAGAGCGTCGCTTTCTACCGGGACGTGCTGGGCTTCGGCTACATCGACGGCGGCGACGCCCACCGCGGCGCGGCCTTCCTGCGCGCCCCCGGTTCGACCAACGACCACGACCTCGGCCTCTTCGAGATCGGCGCGCACGCCGAGGATTCCGGCGCGGGCCAGACGTCGGTGGGGCTCTACCACCTCGCGTGGGAGGTCGACACCCTCGGCGACCTCGAGCGGATCGCGGGCCGGCTCCGCGAGGCGGGCGCGCTGGTCGGGTCGTCGGACCACGGCACCACGAAGTCGTTGTACGCCAAGGACCCCAGCGGCATCGAGTTCGAGGTGGTCTGGATCATCCCGCGCGAGCTGCTGACCGACGCGGACCGCGCGAAGAGCGCGGCCATCGGCCGGCTGGACCTCGCGGGCGAGCTGGCGAAGTACGGCCCGGACGCCCGCAGTGGCGTGGGCATCTCCCGCTAG
- a CDS encoding VanZ family protein, whose protein sequence is MVATYLVPVRTALLLFPLLVLAVMLPAAFVSYRRRGRAGGWPTFVFYTFLFYLLAIATQTVLPLPADPAYCAGHTYASSPQLRPFYFVEVVSQRARGHWSPGALLHNPAVWTTALNVVMLAPLGFYVRYAQRMRLVPAALIGFGVSLFFELTQLTGLWFVYPCPYRLFSVDDLILNTAGVVVGWLVAGPLGRLLPSPEPEHDRRRYAAKVTFTRRLFALASDLLGFAALLGFLFGLLTLFGEDLRHRDTPVVILALVWFVVLPAVTGSTPGKRAMLLRVTRRGGRRAGPISLLVRNGVLLSPLWLGWWALDLDHWDLGAHPEQLLLPVALAASVFVVGVWTPLAVLLDDEHRAPYERLTRTVNTAIVPPGTEVPAPAADAPPREPVLKGR, encoded by the coding sequence GTGGTCGCCACCTACCTCGTCCCCGTCCGCACCGCCCTCCTCCTCTTCCCGCTGCTCGTGCTGGCCGTCATGCTGCCGGCCGCGTTCGTCAGCTACCGCCGCCGCGGCCGCGCCGGCGGCTGGCCGACCTTCGTCTTCTACACGTTCCTCTTCTACCTGCTGGCGATCGCGACGCAGACGGTGCTGCCGCTGCCCGCCGATCCGGCGTACTGCGCGGGGCACACGTACGCGAGTTCTCCCCAGTTGCGGCCTTTCTACTTCGTCGAAGTGGTCTCGCAGCGCGCCCGCGGGCACTGGAGCCCCGGCGCGCTCCTGCACAACCCCGCGGTCTGGACCACGGCGCTCAACGTCGTGATGCTGGCGCCGCTCGGCTTCTACGTCCGGTACGCGCAGCGGATGCGGCTGGTGCCCGCGGCCCTCATCGGCTTCGGCGTCTCCCTGTTCTTCGAGCTGACGCAGCTGACCGGCCTGTGGTTCGTCTACCCGTGCCCGTACCGGCTGTTCAGCGTCGACGACCTGATCCTCAACACCGCCGGTGTCGTCGTGGGCTGGCTCGTGGCCGGCCCGCTCGGCCGCCTGCTGCCCTCGCCGGAGCCGGAGCACGACCGGCGCCGCTACGCCGCGAAGGTCACCTTCACGCGGCGGCTCTTCGCGCTGGCCAGCGACCTGCTCGGGTTCGCCGCGCTGCTCGGCTTCCTCTTCGGCCTGCTCACGCTGTTCGGCGAGGACCTGCGCCACCGCGACACGCCGGTCGTGATCCTCGCCCTCGTCTGGTTCGTGGTGCTGCCCGCGGTGACCGGTTCGACCCCCGGCAAGCGCGCCATGCTGCTGCGGGTCACGCGCCGGGGCGGGCGCCGGGCCGGGCCGATCTCGCTGCTGGTCCGCAACGGCGTGCTGCTGTCCCCGCTGTGGCTCGGCTGGTGGGCGCTCGACCTCGACCACTGGGACCTCGGCGCCCACCCCGAGCAGCTGCTCCTGCCCGTCGCGCTCGCCGCGTCGGTGTTCGTGGTCGGGGTCTGGACGCCGCTGGCGGTGCTGCTCGACGACGAGCACCGCGCCCCCTACGAACGGCTGACCCGCACCGTGAACACCGCCATCGTGCCGCCCGGCACCGAAGTCCCTGCTCCGGCGGCCGACGCGCCGCCCCGGGAGCCAGTCCTTAAAGGACGGTGA
- a CDS encoding STAS domain-containing protein has translation MTTDAARPRQRSSDDGWSLESSEDGDLRVYTLRGEFDFAVSAKLADLVPADPGAARIVVDMADVQYCDSSCLQVLLRLGRELLRAGGRYAVVTTAPVVVRPIELLGLGDLMPVHPTLEAALSSWGDA, from the coding sequence ATGACCACCGACGCAGCGCGGCCCCGGCAGCGATCCTCCGATGACGGCTGGTCCCTGGAAAGCTCCGAAGACGGGGACCTGCGCGTATACACCCTGCGTGGCGAGTTCGACTTCGCGGTGTCCGCCAAGCTGGCGGACCTGGTGCCAGCGGATCCCGGCGCCGCGCGGATCGTCGTGGACATGGCCGACGTGCAGTACTGCGACTCCAGCTGCCTGCAGGTCCTGCTCCGGCTCGGCCGGGAGCTGCTCCGGGCGGGTGGCCGCTACGCCGTCGTGACGACCGCGCCCGTCGTGGTCCGGCCGATCGAACTGCTCGGGCTCGGCGACCTGATGCCGGTGCACCCGACCCTCGAAGCGGCCCTATCTTCCTGGGGAGACGCGTGA